In Zingiber officinale cultivar Zhangliang chromosome 1A, Zo_v1.1, whole genome shotgun sequence, a genomic segment contains:
- the LOC122038117 gene encoding RING-H2 finger protein ATL74-like — protein sequence MEGNMIIILAALLCALIIALGLNSVVRCAVQWGRRLAFEMPEESATRSAATSGLKKQALRRLPVAVYGPGAGVLATECPICLAEFADGEEVRVLPWCHHGFHVGCIDEWLSSHSSCPTCRQSLLEDGSGPPAANTASQLNTAYRSNLLM from the coding sequence ATGGAGGGAAACATGATCATCATCCTCGCGGCTCTGCTCTGTGCGCTGATAATCGCGCTCGGGCTGAACTCCGTGGTGCGGTGCGCGGTACAGTGGGGGCGGCGGTTGGCGTTCGAGATGCCGGAGGAGTCGGCGACGAGGTCGGCGGCAACGTCCGGGCTCAAGAAGCAGGCGCTTCGCCGGCTGCCGGTGGCGGTTTACGGGCCGGGCGCCGGCGTCCTAGCGACGGAGTGTCCGATCTGCTTGGCGGAGTTCGCCGATGGGGAGGAGGTCCGGGTGCTCCCCTGGTGCCACCATGGCTTCCACGTCGGATGCATCGATGAGTGGCTGTCTTCGCACTCGTCCTGCCCCACTTGCCGGCAGTCCTTGCTCGAGGACGGCAGCGGGCCGCCGGCGGCGAACACGGCGAGCCAATTAAACACTGCCTATCGATCAAATTTGTTAATGTAG
- the LOC122038116 gene encoding probable LRR receptor-like serine/threonine-protein kinase At4g37250, translating into MSSSFSANKCWRLLPLITQSPRHVLHRGSTNMSSKSCELQNKWEASNVRSVTLLVIFLLQISGTLGLNGDGELLLEFKYSVLSDPMAVLSDWNLYDDTPCSWNGVVCTGFPEAAAFNWSPPANCGGGGRHNVEVSMASRVISLVLPNSQLLGSVPAELGFVQHLRHLDLSGNMLNGTLPPALFNASELRVLSLANNAISGELPDLDEFSSSLQVLNLSDNALTGRLPSKLSRLPNLTVASLFNNYLCGELPVGGYERLQYLDLSSNLINGSLPTELGGARLRYLNLSYNRLSGSIPPELGARIPANATVDLSFNNLTGVIPNGGAFGSEKPMAFAGNPSLCGRPLRNPCTIPSSLSSAPPNTSSVTLQPAKSPPAFAAFPNPDGTTPDTAGQSTAGRGSLRPLAIILITVGDLAGIAIISAVILHVYHAKKRKRQKQQDELQQDDGRSNWLKNERPPAATEAADASDCSVIRSLSCCLRKKSDDGGDTEETSESSESPETEAEDEDAACKGAEGEDGKSNHLQQKEQHAEATLVIVDGETNLEMETLLKASAFILGASASSIVYKAVLADGTALAVRRIGESSLVNKYKEFDAQVRSIAKFRHPNLLRLRGFYWGSDEKLLIHDYATNGSLANITFSNKKLGSSALHLSWETRLRIARGVARGLAYLHDKKTLHGNVKPSNILLDSDTEAKIGDFGLDRAMAGAGPSTRQFGSKRSTHSSISLPDLSASAGASPSAAGASSASRFAPPPYQAPESLKNLKASVKWDVYAFGRVLLELIAGRVLSELELCRLNSGFVAEEQNWAVRMADAAIRDEVEGKEEALLGCFKLGFACCATAPQRRPSMKDAVQVLENLYSGSSSATAT; encoded by the exons ATGAGTTCATCTTTCTCTGCAAACAAATGTTGGAGGCTTCTCCCCTTGATCACGCAGTCACCGAGGCATGTTTTACACCGGGGAAGCACCAACATGAGCTCAAAAAGTTGCGAGCTCCAAAACAAATGGGAGGCTTCCAATGTTAGATCTGTTACTTTGCTGGtaatttttcttctccagatcagcGGCACGCTAGGCCTCAACGGAGATGGAGAGCTGTTGCTCGAGTTCAAGTACTCCGTTCTCAGCGACCCTATGGCCGTGCTCAGCGACTGGAACCTCTACGATGACACGCCCTGCTCTTGGAATGGAGTCGTCTGCACGGGATTCCCGGAGGCAGCTGCTTTCAATTGGAGTCCCCCTGCTAATTGCGGTGGCGGTGGCCGCCACAATGTGGAGGTTTCCATGGCTTCTAGAGTCATCAGCCTGGTCCTGCCTAACTCCCAGCTCTTGGGATCCGTCCCCGCAGAGCTCGGCTTTGTCCAACACCTCCGCCATCTGGACCTCTCCGGTAACATGCTCAACGGCACACTCCCGCCAGCCCTCTTCAACGCGTCCGAGCTCCGCGTGCTTTCGCTGGCCAACAACGCCATCTCCGGCGAGCTCCCGGACTTGGACGAGTTCAGCAGCAGCCTCCAGGTGCTCAATCTCTCCGACAACGCGTTGACTGGTAGGTTGCCGTCGAAGCTCTCGCGGCTGCCGAACCTCACCGTCGCCTCGCTCTTCAACAACTACCTCTGCGGAGAGCTTCCTGTCGGCGGGTACGAGCGGCTACAGTATTTGGACCTCAGTTCCAACCTCATCAACGGCTCCCTGCCGACGGAACTCGGCGGGGCGAGGCTCCGTTACTTGAACCTGTCTTACAACCGGCTTTCCGGATCGATCCCTCCGGAGCTGGGGGCGAGAATTCCAGCAAATGCCACGGTGGATCTCTCGTTCAACAATCTCACGGGAGTGATACCAAACGGCGGCGCTTTCGGCTCTGAGAAACCGATGGCTTTTGCTGGAAACCCTAGCCTCTGCGGCAGGCCGCTCAGGAACCCGTGCACCATCCCTTCCTCTCTCTCCAGCGCTCCTCCCAATACCTCCAGCGTGACCTTGCAACCGGCTAAATCTCCCCCAGCCTTTGCAGCATTCCCCAATCCCGACGGAACCACTCCGGATACTGCCGGCCAGAGCACGGCCGGCCGTGGATCGCTTCGACCGTTGGCGATTATCCTGATCACGGTCGGGGACTTGGCTGGCATTGCGATCATCTCCGCAGTAATCTTGCACGTATACCAtgcgaagaagaggaagaggcaaaAGCAGCAAGATGAACTACAGCAGGATGATGGTCGAAGCAACTGGTTGAAGAATGAACGGCCTCCAGCGGCCACAGAAGCAGCCGACGCTAGCGATTGCAGTGTGATCAGGTCATTATCATGTTGTTTGAGGAAGAAAAGCGACGACGGAGGCGACACCGAGGAGACATCAGAGTCGTCGGAGTCACCAGAGACGGAGGCGGAAGACGAAGACGCAGCGTGCAAGGGCGCGGAGGGGGAGGACGGCAAATCCAACCACCTGCAGCAGAAGGAGCAACATGCAGAGGCTACTCTCGTCATTGTGGACGGCGAGACTAACCTGGAAATGGAGACTCTGCTCAAGGCCTCGGCTTTCATCCTCGGGGCAAGTGCGTCGAGCATCGTCTACAAGGCGGTGCTCGCCGACGGCACCGCCTTGGCTGTGCGTCGGATCGGGGAGAGCAGCCTCGTCAACAAGTACAAGGAATTCGATGCGCAGGTCCGCAGCATAGCCAAATTTCGGCATCCAAATCTCCTTCGTCTCCGGGGATTCTACTGGGGCTCCGACGAGAAGCTTCTCATCCACGACTACGCAACCAATGGCAGCCTCGCCAACATCACATTTAGCAACA agaAGCTCGGCTCGTCAGCGTTACATCTGAGCTGGGAAACGCGTCTCCGGATCGCAAGAGGCGTGGCGAGGGGGCTCGCCTATCTCCACGACAAGAAGACCTTGCACGGCAATGTCAAACCAAGCAACATTCTCCTGGATTCCGACACGGAAGCCAAGATCGGAGATTTCGGCCTCGATCGAGCGATGGCCGGCGCTGGCCCATCAACCCGGCAGTTCGGGAGCAAACGCTCCACGCACTCCTCGATCAGCTTACCGGATTTGTCGGCGTCTGCAGGAGCCAGTCCATCCGCCGCCGGCGCGTCCTCCGCGTCGAGGTTCGCTCCTCCACCCTACCAGGCGCCGGAGTCGctgaagaacctgaaggccagcGTGAAGTGGGACGTGTACGCCTTCGGGAGGGTGTTGCTGGAGCTGATCGCGGGGCGGGTGCTTTCGGAGCTGGAGCTCTGCCGCCTGAACTCTGGCTTTGTCGCGGAGGAACAGAACTGGGCAGTGAGGATGGCGGACGCCGCCATACGAGACGAGGTGGAGGGCAAGGAGGAGGCGTTATTAGGGTGCTTCAAGCTAGGGTTTGCTTGCTGCGCCACGGCGCCGCAGAGGAGGCCTTCGATGAAGGATGCTGTGCAGGTGCTGGAAAATTTGTACTCCGGCTCTTCTTCTGCCACTGCCACTTGA
- the LOC122005542 gene encoding uncharacterized protein LOC122005542: MKKLGNGKGKVHPAPAPQGHLAALPAAVMALAATLTAGEQEVLAYLLSGGGRWREQRRRRAHPPELGCDCFGCYKSFWARWDASPNRHVIHRIIDAVEESLESRERGRGRRRKQRERKGCDLAAAAAGEEIFGSEAKRFLEVDGGHLCSDNIVGEFGDEGRVDDSEEEEAEAEDEVEQENNENGSHESKSSVRRFMSFLGESVWGVWS, encoded by the coding sequence ATGAAGAAGCTCGGCAACGGGAAGGGAAAGGTGCACCCTGCGCCAGCGCCGCAAGGCCACCTGGCTGCGCTACCCGCGGCCGTGATGGCCCTGGCGGCGACGCTGACGGCGGGGGAGCAGGAGGTCCTGGCCTACTTGTTGTCCGGCGGCGGGAGGTGGAGGGAGCAGCGGAGGCGGAGGGCGCATCCCCCGGAGCTGGGCTGCGACTGCTTCGGGTGCTACAAGAGCTTCTGGGCGCGGTGGGACGCGTCGCCGAACCGGCACGTCATTCACCGCATCATCGACGCGGTCGAGGAGAGCCTGGAGAGCAGGGAGCGCGGTCGCGGGCGCCGCCGGAAGCAAAGGGAGCGGAAAGGCTGCGActtagcggcggcggcggcgggggaGGAGATCTTCGGATCGGAAGCGAAACGATTCCTGGAAGTGGATGGAGGGCATTTGTGTAGCGACAATATTGTCGGTGAATTCGGCGATGAGGGGCGTGTTGATgatagtgaagaagaagaagcagaagcagaagatgAAGTAGAACAGGAGAATAATGAAAACGGCAGCCATGAGAGCAAGAGCTCAGTGAGGAGATTCATGAGTTTTCTCGGAGAAAGTGTTTGGGGAGTTTGGAGTTGA